Proteins encoded together in one Carya illinoinensis cultivar Pawnee chromosome 3, C.illinoinensisPawnee_v1, whole genome shotgun sequence window:
- the LOC122305844 gene encoding uncharacterized protein LOC122305844, giving the protein MFDCHINVEICSTIKAVKYLYKYIYKGHDRVAFNLVSEQSTQQIDEIERFQSARWIAPPEAVWRIFGFIINEVHPAVYSLHLHLENQHQVTFRVYENLTNVMNSDFSAKSMLTEFFATNQVDQNTRKLLYKEFPEFYVWSQQYKMWTIRKKQVVIGRIVTANPFEGERYYLRMLLNHIRGPLSFDYLKTVNGILAPTFREAATMYGLLQRDDSLEECLYEASLYQMPFSLRRLFATILVYCNPTNPRDLWERFEQDMSADFQLVESSSSTVKTETLRSISTIFESMGRNINSFHLIDQNIDFDQDEFLFREIDDELAVPIPEEDLHASTLLNCEQQNAYNSILQKVLSNEAAIFFIVGPGGTGKTFLYKALLATIRTKQLIALATASSGVAASILPGGRTAHSRFKIPLDTNKNLTCSVSKQSGLARLLQKVKLIIWDEAPMSRKESIEALDKMLKDINDSELSFGGKVIVFGGDFRQILPVVPKGTRQQ; this is encoded by the coding sequence ATGTTTGACTGCCATATTAATGTTGAGATATGTTCTACAATAAAAGCTGTCAAGTATCTCTACAAATACATTTATAAAGGTCATGATCGTGTTGCCTTTAATCTGGTTTCTGAACAAAGCACTCAACAGATTGATGAAATTGAGCGATTTCAATCAGCTCGATGGATTGCTCCACCAGAGGCTGTATGGAGAATATTTGGGTTTATTATCAATGAGGTTCATCCAGCAGTCTATAGCTTACATTTACATCTTGAAAATCAACACCAGGTTACTTTCCGTGTATATGAAAACTTAACAAATGTGATGAACTCTGACTTTTCAGCAAAATCAATGCTAACTGAATTTTTCGCAACAAATCAAGTTGATCAGAATACCAGAAAATTGTTGTATAAAGAATTTcctgaattttatgtttggagcCAACAATACAAAATGTGGACTATTCGGAAAAAACAAGTTGTGATAGGTCGAATTGTTACAGCAAATCCTTTTGAAGGAGAAAGGTATTATCTGCGGATGTTATTAAATCATATAAGAGGTCCTTTATCATTTGATTATCTCAAAACTGTAAATGGTATCTTGGCCCCCACATTTCGTGAAGCTGCAACTATGTATGGTTTATTACAGAGAGATGACAGTTTAGAAGAATGCTTATATGAAGCATCTCTTTACCAAATGCCTTTCAGTTTAAGAAgactatttgcaacaattttggtTTACTGTAATCCTACAAATCCAAGAGATCTTTGGGAGCGCTTTGAACAAGATATGTCTGCTGATTTTCAATTAGTTGAAAGTTCTTCATCAACTGTTAAAACTGAAACTTTACGCTCCATCTCCACAATATTTGAATCAATGGGTAGAAACATCAATTCGTTCCATCTCATCGACCAAAACATTGATTTTGATCAAGATGAGTTTTTGTTTAgagaaattgatgatgaattaGCTGTTCCAATTCCAGAAGAAGATCTTCATGCATCAACACTGCTTAATTGTGAACAACAAAATGCTTATAATTCTATCTTACAAAAAGTTTTGTCAAATGAAGCTGCCATATTCTTTATTGTTGGTCCTGGTGGAACAGGAAAAACATTTTTATACAAAGCACTCCTTGCTACAATAAGAACAAAGCAATTAATTGCTCTTGCAACTGCTTCATCTGGTGTAGCTGCATCAATCTTACCTGGAGGTCGAACTGCACATTCACGATTCAAAATTCCACTAGATACCAACAAAAATCTCACATGTAGTGTCAGCAAACAAAGTGGACTTGCAAGATTACTACAAAAAGTAAAGTTGATCATATGGGATGAAGCTCCTATGTCAAGAAAAGAATCTATAGAAGCATTGGATAAAATGCTAAAGGACATTAATGATTCAGAATTATCTTTTGGTGGAAAAGTTATTGTATTTGGTGGAGATTTTCGTCAGATTCTACCTGTGGTCCCAAAAGGAACAAGACAACAATAG